The Chloroflexota bacterium genome contains a region encoding:
- a CDS encoding glycosyltransferase family 2 protein produces the protein MYKNHRISLVMPCYNEEHGLPEVFRDLPTIVDEVIAVDNNSTDRTSEVARQLGATVIRESKQGYGAAYKTGLRHTTGDIIVTMDADGTYPRNFIPILLDVMIDEGFDFITCDRTGHKDKPSNWLRVFGNDVLNFFIWILFWFRVRDSQSGMWVFRRWVLEHLTLTSDGMAFSEEIKLEAMSKKKLIRGIELPVYYKERHGVSKLRIWRDGFYNLFFLFRKRFGLLGSAPPLVEARRANLPKESNV, from the coding sequence ATGTACAAAAATCATCGCATCTCCCTCGTGATGCCGTGCTACAACGAAGAGCACGGCTTGCCAGAAGTCTTTCGCGACCTGCCCACCATCGTGGATGAAGTAATCGCGGTGGACAACAACTCGACCGATCGTACATCCGAGGTCGCGCGTCAACTTGGCGCGACGGTCATCCGCGAATCCAAACAAGGATACGGCGCGGCGTACAAAACTGGGTTGCGCCACACGACCGGCGATATCATCGTCACGATGGATGCCGACGGCACGTATCCGCGTAATTTCATTCCGATTCTGCTCGACGTGATGATTGACGAAGGTTTCGATTTCATCACCTGCGACCGCACGGGTCACAAGGACAAACCAAGTAATTGGCTGCGCGTGTTCGGCAACGACGTGCTCAATTTCTTCATCTGGATTCTGTTCTGGTTTCGCGTGCGCGATTCGCAATCGGGCATGTGGGTGTTCCGCCGGTGGGTGCTCGAACACTTGACGCTCACAAGCGACGGCATGGCATTCTCCGAAGAGATCAAACTTGAAGCCATGTCGAAAAAGAAACTCATTCGCGGCATCGAATTGCCGGTCTATTACAAAGAGCGGCACGGCGTTAGCAAGCTCCGCATCTGGCGCGATGGATTTTACAATTTGTTTTTCCTTTTCCGCAAACGTTTCGGTTTGCTCGGCAGCGCGCCGCCCTTGGTCGAAGCACGCCGCGCGAATTTGCCAAAAGAATCGAATGTATAG
- a CDS encoding glycosyltransferase family 39 protein yields the protein MSRLPKSLAVLLVVFALLAAFYSIIIPIFEGPDEDDHFRYAKFIADHRALPVQSFEPGGGAAGHQGWQPPLYYSLVALVIAPIDTSDHEQQLWRNYEATFVGDPACCGRNIYYHPDSQNFPYTRTTLAVHLARLLSIAFSLITVAATFFITLSITRAAPELQITNYKLQISLAAASIVAFNPSFLFASALISNDAPLTAFSSLVLLMWTRWLTERATLNTKSAALAGLLIGLGVLTKTTALGLIPFTLLIFAYLAFRRRSMRLFVSTSTILGAVIAFVAAWMFARNQVLYGDPLALRLMTATALFPRSGELTPLELFQISLPWLWQTFWGGPTPSDFSPIILLALGALTLISLFGFVVWFLRITNYELRITILSLAAWLAFILVAQLRFITMTTGADQGRYLFPAISVIALVITLGLQEITHHASRLTHYHLPITNLLIAAFFTLALFVPFAYTRPAYARPALASANDLARITNPARVNFADQIELLGYDVDVRAVKPGDTLRVTLYWRALAPMSESYRVFVHLIGHNDRSAGGADVIPARGAFPTVYWKPGDALRDEVRVPIDANATPGKYALEVGLYPVEKNGERLTAMESGEDRAMLGAIKVAPSTQVAYTPRVRVAAPFGDAIELAGYDADTTQDEIRIVLYWRARAAIESDYKVFVHALDANDKIIAQADRQPQDGNYPTSIWSAGELISDEYVLRMPAQPSYRLALGLYRLDTGERLPVGVSDHLELTIGATR from the coding sequence ATGAGCCGCCTGCCAAAATCGCTTGCGGTGTTGCTCGTCGTGTTCGCATTACTCGCCGCGTTTTACTCGATCATCATTCCGATCTTTGAAGGTCCGGACGAAGACGATCATTTCCGCTACGCCAAATTCATCGCGGACCATCGTGCGTTGCCGGTGCAGTCGTTCGAGCCAGGCGGCGGCGCGGCAGGACACCAGGGCTGGCAGCCGCCGTTGTACTATTCGCTCGTCGCGCTCGTCATCGCGCCGATAGACACATCGGATCACGAACAACAGTTGTGGCGCAACTACGAGGCGACGTTCGTCGGCGACCCAGCATGTTGCGGGCGAAACATTTATTACCATCCCGATTCGCAAAACTTTCCGTACACGCGCACCACACTCGCGGTGCATCTCGCGCGCCTGCTTTCGATTGCATTCAGTCTCATCACCGTCGCCGCAACCTTTTTCATAACTCTATCCATCACACGCGCTGCGCCCGAACTACAAATTACAAATTACAAATTACAAATTTCGCTTGCCGCCGCTTCCATCGTTGCGTTCAATCCCAGTTTCCTCTTCGCGAGCGCGCTCATCTCGAACGACGCACCGCTCACCGCGTTCTCGTCGCTCGTGTTGCTGATGTGGACACGTTGGTTGACTGAACGCGCAACACTCAACACGAAATCCGCCGCGCTCGCCGGCCTGCTCATCGGATTGGGCGTGCTGACCAAGACAACGGCGCTCGGTCTCATCCCATTCACGCTTCTCATTTTCGCGTACCTCGCGTTTCGCCGGCGATCCATGCGTTTATTCGTTTCTACTTCGACAATCCTGGGTGCTGTCATCGCATTCGTTGCCGCTTGGATGTTCGCGCGCAATCAAGTTTTGTACGGTGATCCGCTCGCACTCAGACTGATGACTGCGACCGCGCTCTTTCCGCGATCCGGCGAATTAACTCCACTAGAACTCTTCCAGATTTCGCTGCCCTGGCTTTGGCAAACCTTTTGGGGCGGTCCGACACCTAGCGATTTTTCGCCGATCATTCTTCTGGCGCTCGGCGCGCTCACTTTGATTTCATTGTTCGGCTTTGTCGTTTGGTTCTTGCGAATTACAAATTACGAATTACGAATTACGATTCTCTCCCTCGCCGCCTGGCTCGCCTTCATCCTCGTCGCGCAACTGCGATTCATCACGATGACGACCGGCGCAGACCAGGGTCGTTACTTGTTCCCGGCAATCTCCGTCATCGCATTGGTCATCACACTTGGCTTGCAAGAAATCACGCATCACGCATCACGCCTGACTCATTACCATTTACCAATTACCAACCTACTCATTGCCGCCTTCTTCACGCTCGCCCTTTTCGTTCCCTTCGCCTACACGCGTCCCGCGTACGCGCGTCCCGCGCTCGCATCCGCGAATGATCTCGCGCGCATCACAAATCCGGCGCGTGTGAATTTCGCGGACCAGATCGAATTGCTTGGTTATGATGTGGACGTGCGCGCGGTCAAACCGGGCGACACGTTGCGCGTGACGTTGTACTGGCGCGCACTCGCGCCGATGAGCGAATCGTACCGCGTGTTCGTGCATCTCATCGGACATAACGACCGCAGCGCCGGCGGCGCAGACGTGATTCCGGCACGCGGCGCATTTCCGACGGTGTACTGGAAACCCGGCGACGCGTTGCGCGATGAGGTGCGCGTACCGATTGACGCGAACGCGACGCCGGGCAAGTACGCGCTCGAAGTCGGTTTGTATCCGGTCGAAAAGAACGGCGAACGCTTGACCGCGATGGAATCTGGCGAAGATCGCGCGATGTTGGGCGCGATCAAGGTCGCACCGAGTACCCAGGTCGCGTACACGCCACGCGTGCGTGTCGCCGCACCGTTCGGCGACGCGATTGAGCTTGCTGGGTATGATGCGGACACGACCCAGGATGAAATTCGAATTGTGTTGTACTGGCGCGCGCGCGCGGCAATCGAGAGCGACTACAAAGTGTTCGTCCACGCGCTCGACGCGAACGACAAGATCATCGCGCAAGCCGACCGTCAACCGCAAGACGGCAACTATCCAACCTCAATTTGGAGTGCGGGCGAATTGATAAGCGACGAGTACGTGTTGCGTATGCCGGCGCAACCCAGTTATCGTCTCGCGCTGGGTTTGTATCGTCTCGATACCGGCGAGCGTTTGCCGGTTGGCGTGAGCGATCATCTTGAGTTGACCATCGGAGCGACGCGATGA
- a CDS encoding glycosyltransferase family 39 protein — MTRAVWILLLTILLCAIWLRVAWLDAIPPGLYHDEAFSGLDALGILNGAGFPIFFEGNGGREPFFIYAHALSLMLFGASPWSLRIPAAFVGVLTLAAFFALARAMTPGKRSTWVALVGTAGLAVSYWHLNFSRMGWRTISLPLFATLAFYFFWCAWRTQKTRDHILAGLFLGASLYTYLSARFLPIVIALFWLTEWFISLRAAKRRNTQPLPVPPLGKGRDTVKTILEMTTVVASALVVFAPLGYYFATHPSAFLFRVGDVALAGGTSDLVANAWRVAQMFFARGDAEWRHGIAYRPVLDWFTGIPFALGLLGALWQWRQPAKRFALIWFVLLLVPTILSQDAPDTQRAIGALPAMFVFVAWGWEMIATRWSPQRALALGTLVTLLGSGAWSARDYFLVWANHPRAYYDYQGDLVELAKWIMTRDENVIVPFETFAHPTIQFLIRSRSHSQRTLPSRDRTQLESEPALAMIPSTLPNGGLILLRGQEAIWLNPMITLTALNNAQTLRDQYGKVVGSFWRTDESTRKTVLSYPASRSIALAHFDNGLSLFGTIDSHEITPGKTFPLGLLWETRAPIQSSVKMFAHILDVSGNPVGGTDTEMFFEYPLALLPRDLTLPARYDLKVNAGLPPGKYMLEIGLFSPAQNARVPVEIDGKRAEDDRVLFGPLKVKLNVPIVTPARASNARFGDAITLVGFDAASQIKRGEELKLTWLWQSNQFIRHDYTVFVHLLDNTNRIVAQTDVQPRGGTYPTSIWDGGELVADEIAVTIPADAPRGKYRIEIGWYDAQTGERLPTQNGDSIVLGEVSVE; from the coding sequence ATGACACGCGCGGTGTGGATTCTGCTGCTCACGATTTTGCTGTGCGCGATCTGGCTGCGCGTCGCCTGGCTCGACGCGATTCCGCCCGGCTTGTATCACGACGAAGCGTTTAGCGGACTCGATGCGCTGGGAATTTTGAATGGCGCGGGGTTTCCGATTTTCTTCGAGGGCAACGGCGGACGCGAACCCTTTTTCATTTACGCGCACGCGCTCTCGTTGATGCTGTTCGGCGCGTCGCCCTGGTCGCTGCGGATTCCTGCCGCGTTTGTTGGAGTGCTCACACTCGCCGCGTTCTTCGCGCTCGCCCGCGCGATGACACCGGGCAAACGTTCGACCTGGGTCGCGCTCGTCGGCACTGCCGGGCTTGCGGTATCGTACTGGCATCTCAACTTTAGCCGAATGGGTTGGCGCACGATTTCGCTTCCGCTCTTCGCGACGCTCGCGTTCTACTTTTTCTGGTGCGCATGGCGCACACAGAAAACGCGCGATCACATTCTTGCCGGTTTGTTTCTCGGCGCGAGTTTGTACACGTACTTGTCCGCTCGATTTCTGCCGATTGTCATCGCGTTGTTTTGGTTGACCGAATGGTTCATATCATTGCGAGCCGCGAAGCGGCGAAATACTCAACCCCTCCCTGTCCCTCCCCTGGGCAAGGGGAGGGACACGGTAAAGACAATCCTCGAAATGACAACAGTCGTCGCGTCCGCGCTCGTCGTCTTTGCGCCGCTCGGCTATTATTTTGCGACGCATCCGAGCGCGTTCTTGTTTCGCGTGGGCGACGTCGCGCTCGCCGGCGGCACGAGCGATTTGGTTGCGAATGCGTGGCGGGTCGCGCAAATGTTTTTCGCGCGCGGCGATGCCGAGTGGCGGCACGGCATCGCGTATCGCCCGGTGCTCGATTGGTTCACCGGTATTCCGTTCGCACTGGGTTTGCTCGGCGCGTTATGGCAATGGCGACAACCGGCGAAACGATTCGCGCTGATTTGGTTTGTTCTCTTGCTCGTGCCGACGATCCTATCCCAGGACGCGCCCGACACGCAACGCGCGATTGGCGCATTGCCCGCGATGTTCGTGTTCGTCGCGTGGGGCTGGGAGATGATCGCGACGCGTTGGTCGCCACAGCGTGCGCTCGCACTCGGCACACTCGTCACGCTGCTTGGCAGTGGCGCGTGGAGCGCGCGTGATTATTTCCTCGTGTGGGCGAATCACCCGCGCGCGTACTATGACTATCAAGGCGACCTCGTCGAACTTGCCAAGTGGATTATGACGCGTGACGAAAACGTCATCGTACCGTTTGAAACGTTCGCCCATCCGACGATTCAGTTTTTGATTCGCTCGCGGTCTCACTCGCAGAGGACTCTGCCATCTAGAGATCGCACACAACTCGAAAGCGAACCGGCGCTCGCTATGATTCCATCCACATTGCCGAATGGTGGGCTGATTCTTTTGCGCGGACAAGAGGCGATTTGGTTGAATCCGATGATTACCCTCACAGCATTGAACAATGCACAAACACTGCGGGATCAGTACGGCAAAGTGGTTGGTTCATTTTGGCGCACAGATGAATCAACGAGAAAAACCGTACTCAGTTACCCGGCAAGTCGCTCCATCGCTCTCGCGCATTTCGACAATGGGCTTTCATTGTTTGGTACCATTGACTCGCACGAAATCACGCCGGGCAAAACATTTCCACTCGGTTTACTTTGGGAAACTCGCGCGCCGATTCAATCAAGCGTCAAGATGTTCGCACACATCCTCGACGTATCCGGCAATCCCGTTGGCGGCACCGATACGGAAATGTTTTTCGAATATCCGCTCGCGCTTTTGCCGCGCGATCTAACCTTGCCGGCGCGGTACGATCTCAAAGTGAATGCTGGGCTACCGCCGGGCAAGTACATGCTCGAAATAGGATTGTTCTCGCCCGCGCAGAACGCGCGCGTGCCGGTCGAAATTGATGGCAAACGCGCGGAGGATGATCGCGTGCTATTTGGTCCGCTCAAAGTAAAGTTGAATGTGCCAATCGTGACGCCCGCGCGCGCGAGCAATGCGCGGTTCGGCGATGCGATCACGCTGGTTGGATTTGACGCGGCATCGCAGATCAAACGCGGCGAGGAATTGAAATTGACTTGGCTGTGGCAGAGCAATCAATTTATTCGACACGATTACACCGTGTTCGTTCACCTACTCGACAACACAAATCGCATCGTCGCGCAAACCGACGTGCAACCGCGCGGCGGCACGTACCCAACTTCCATTTGGGACGGAGGCGAACTTGTGGCGGACGAAATCGCGGTCACAATTCCGGCAGATGCGCCGCGCGGAAAATATCGAATTGAAATCGGCTGGTACGACGCGCAAACCGGCGAACGGTTGCCGACGCAGAACGGCGATTCGATTGTCTTGGGCGAGGTGAGCGTTGAGTAA
- a CDS encoding glycosyltransferase family 39 protein: protein MSNRAHWFAFAFVVALAAFARLYALDTLAPGLKYDAASNGMTILGMLYDGARPFYVNAMGAPEALILYLQAITVWMFGPTTASLRVVTALGGVLSVIALYGCAYEFTRDRRVALAAALALAGSLELMTVARYGIRFVLVTLFEAAALYCFARGWRTGSWRAFALGGIVIGANVYVYLAAVFVPIGIAMLWAFAFLFDRARWRARVKPMMLLWVIAAIVALPRILFHVLYPHVALARVNQVNLFQNPNASNLGWINLVLERFIAYAKMFGVEWQGASFRQPLLDPILFAFFVIGAIVILVRWKRIESFWAIIMLGVMLLPDLLAADEPTPNKGRIIGIMPPVFFFVGVGAGALVERFKSRAIIAMVSALLLFSAANSLNAYFVQRIAASPANQEFDDFNVSRVEVAEATWVNRQTDPVFVPLNEFARSPVRYLSGARAPRLRSALDANGALVPPAAPARAWVLLPESLERGRSEGRLYVHNPAAYVLITDGTVYLMPPTRANASTVESQLQTRAPDETIDDMRGARAARAFRVDPRVVFQFESVGTTPRAQFTQNLVLVSAAIGEKRVQPGETISLSLFWRALQRTSTDYTVFIHLLDSNEEVTTSADIFPALGAYPTYLWKTDEIIPTHHPIKVPARTRPGKYHIEIGLYDLEQNRLDVLDAQGRPSDNRVIVGALKIAPRVATTFAPSHAQRADFNGVIALTGFDLPRVASAGAPIEIALYWQAISEMERDYTVFVHLLDANGNIIAQADHQPQSGAYPTSIWDAGEAVRDPFALALPSELSPGKYTLRVGWYDLQTGARLRLRDTNDDALVLDTALEVTR from the coding sequence TTGAGTAATCGCGCGCACTGGTTCGCGTTCGCGTTCGTCGTCGCGCTTGCCGCGTTCGCGCGACTGTACGCGCTCGATACGCTCGCGCCGGGACTCAAGTACGACGCGGCGTCAAACGGCATGACGATCCTGGGAATGCTGTACGACGGCGCGCGTCCCTTCTACGTCAACGCGATGGGCGCGCCCGAAGCGTTGATTCTGTACTTGCAAGCGATTACCGTTTGGATGTTTGGACCGACGACCGCGTCGTTGCGCGTCGTCACCGCGCTCGGCGGCGTGTTGAGCGTCATCGCGCTATACGGCTGCGCGTACGAATTCACGCGCGACCGGCGCGTCGCGCTCGCCGCCGCGCTCGCGCTGGCTGGCTCACTCGAACTCATGACGGTCGCGCGCTATGGCATCCGCTTTGTGCTCGTCACTTTGTTTGAAGCCGCCGCGCTCTATTGTTTCGCACGCGGGTGGCGCACCGGCAGTTGGCGCGCGTTCGCGCTCGGCGGCATCGTGATCGGCGCGAACGTCTACGTGTACCTCGCCGCCGTATTCGTACCGATTGGAATCGCGATGCTGTGGGCGTTCGCGTTTTTGTTTGATCGCGCGCGTTGGCGCGCGCGCGTCAAACCGATGATGTTGTTGTGGGTCATCGCGGCGATTGTCGCGTTGCCGCGCATTTTGTTTCATGTCTTGTATCCACACGTTGCGCTCGCGCGCGTGAATCAGGTGAACCTGTTTCAAAATCCGAACGCGTCTAACCTGGGGTGGATCAACCTGGTGCTCGAACGATTTATCGCGTACGCGAAAATGTTCGGTGTCGAATGGCAAGGCGCATCGTTTCGCCAACCACTGCTCGATCCAATCCTGTTCGCGTTTTTCGTGATCGGCGCGATCGTGATTCTCGTGCGCTGGAAGCGCATCGAATCGTTCTGGGCAATCATCATGCTGGGTGTGATGCTCCTACCCGATCTGCTCGCGGCGGATGAACCGACGCCAAACAAGGGACGCATCATCGGCATCATGCCGCCGGTCTTTTTCTTCGTCGGCGTCGGCGCAGGCGCGTTGGTCGAGCGTTTCAAATCGCGCGCGATCATCGCGATGGTGAGCGCGTTGTTACTTTTCAGCGCGGCGAATTCGCTCAACGCGTATTTCGTTCAACGCATCGCCGCTTCGCCGGCGAATCAAGAGTTCGACGATTTCAACGTCAGCCGTGTCGAAGTCGCCGAAGCGACCTGGGTCAATCGGCAGACCGATCCGGTGTTCGTGCCGCTCAACGAGTTCGCGCGCAGTCCGGTACGTTATCTCTCCGGCGCGCGCGCGCCGCGTTTGCGTTCCGCGCTCGATGCGAACGGCGCGCTTGTGCCGCCAGCCGCGCCAGCGCGCGCCTGGGTCTTGTTGCCCGAATCGCTCGAGCGCGGTCGCTCCGAGGGTCGCCTCTACGTTCACAATCCCGCCGCGTACGTGTTGATCACCGACGGCACGGTGTATCTCATGCCGCCGACGCGTGCAAACGCGTCCACGGTTGAATCGCAATTGCAAACGCGTGCGCCCGATGAAACGATTGACGATATGCGCGGGGCTCGCGCCGCGCGCGCGTTCAGAGTGGATCCGCGCGTGGTGTTTCAATTTGAATCGGTCGGCACAACTCCGCGCGCGCAATTCACGCAGAACCTCGTGCTGGTATCTGCCGCGATTGGCGAGAAACGCGTCCAGCCGGGCGAAACGATTTCGCTCTCGCTCTTTTGGCGCGCGCTGCAACGAACTTCGACCGACTATACAGTTTTCATTCACTTGCTGGATTCGAATGAAGAGGTCACGACGAGCGCCGACATCTTTCCCGCGCTCGGCGCGTATCCGACGTATTTGTGGAAGACCGACGAAATCATCCCGACGCATCACCCGATCAAAGTTCCCGCGCGCACGCGCCCAGGTAAATATCATATCGAAATCGGTCTATACGATTTGGAACAGAATCGGCTGGATGTGCTTGACGCACAGGGACGCCCTAGCGATAATCGCGTCATCGTCGGCGCGCTCAAAATCGCGCCGCGCGTCGCGACAACGTTCGCGCCATCGCACGCGCAACGCGCCGATTTCAACGGTGTGATCGCGTTGACCGGTTTCGATTTGCCGCGCGTCGCCAGCGCGGGCGCACCGATCGAGATCGCATTGTATTGGCAAGCGATCAGCGAGATGGAGCGCGACTATACCGTGTTTGTGCATTTGCTCGACGCGAACGGCAACATCATCGCGCAAGCCGATCATCAACCGCAATCTGGCGCGTACCCCACTTCGATCTGGGATGCGGGCGAAGCGGTGCGCGATCCATTCGCACTCGCGTTGCCGAGCGAGTTGTCGCCGGGCAAGTACACGCTTCGCGTCGGCTGGTACGATTTGCAAACCGGCGCGCGCTTGCGTTTGCGCGACACGAATGATGATGCGCTCGTACTCGACACCGCGTTGGAGGTGACGCGATGA
- a CDS encoding phospholipid carrier-dependent glycosyltransferase, producing MKWREHRGVIALLIAFVTLGVWYSVTTPLFETPDEREHFAFVQYLATGRGLPVQSEQPTHLAKQEGSQPPLYYALSAALTFWIDTSDFPALAWENPHYGYNVPGIVNDNKNLFIHTSAESFPYRNAVLAMRLARWLSVTLGALAVLFTYLLAREIFPARNFLALSAAAIVAFTPQFLFISGAVSNDSTITALSALSLWLIARVMTADRRPTTIEIALLGISCGLAAIAKVSGVGLFALVIFSLGLKMWNKHKEPNWIRVSTFYFCLFTFAFSLVAGWWYIRNLMLYGELTGTEMMSRIFFERQAVLSFDQFLAQLNEVWETFWVGFGWGNIRAQPAVYQMISVFVLVSFVGLLKFLIFYFRFSIGQLSRKDQSQIANRKSQILIPLAWLVLIFAALVRWMIVTQAPHGRLMFPALPAIAVLLVFGLTQWQIANSKWRMARVLSLVHLTFVIFLFALASLAPLMILRPAYAYPQTLSESDGAQIPNRVDIAYDDKIKLLGYVVSSRTAYPGGATELTLYWQAPALMDEDYSIGIRVLDTNQRVIGKRDTYPGHGMLPTRLWRAGQIIRDVYWLPINADAPEFSIAQIQIVVYDRISKRDLVARDPRGEIITPFIGQIEIASR from the coding sequence ATGAAATGGCGCGAACATCGCGGTGTTATCGCGTTGCTGATTGCGTTCGTCACGCTCGGCGTGTGGTACAGCGTGACGACACCGCTCTTTGAAACGCCGGACGAGCGCGAGCATTTCGCGTTCGTGCAGTATCTCGCAACTGGGCGCGGCTTGCCAGTGCAGTCCGAACAGCCTACGCATCTCGCAAAACAGGAAGGTAGTCAGCCGCCGCTGTACTATGCGTTGTCCGCCGCGCTCACATTTTGGATTGACACGTCCGATTTTCCGGCGCTCGCGTGGGAGAACCCACATTACGGTTACAATGTTCCTGGCATCGTCAACGACAACAAGAATTTGTTCATTCACACGTCCGCGGAAAGTTTTCCGTACCGCAACGCCGTTCTCGCGATGCGGCTTGCGCGTTGGCTCTCGGTTACGCTGGGGGCGCTCGCGGTGCTGTTCACCTACTTACTCGCGCGCGAAATTTTTCCGGCGCGGAATTTCCTCGCGTTGAGCGCGGCAGCCATCGTCGCGTTCACGCCGCAGTTTCTTTTCATCAGCGGCGCGGTCAGCAACGATTCGACGATCACCGCGTTATCCGCGCTTTCCTTGTGGCTGATCGCGCGCGTGATGACCGCCGACCGCCGACCGACAACCATCGAAATTGCTTTGCTTGGAATTTCATGCGGACTCGCGGCAATCGCGAAAGTAAGCGGCGTGGGATTGTTCGCTCTGGTGATTTTTTCGCTGGGGCTAAAAATGTGGAACAAGCACAAGGAACCGAACTGGATTCGCGTTTCCACTTTTTACTTTTGCCTTTTTACTTTTGCCTTTTCACTTGTCGCCGGTTGGTGGTACATCCGCAACCTGATGTTGTACGGCGAACTGACCGGCACCGAGATGATGTCGCGCATATTCTTCGAGCGGCAAGCGGTATTGTCGTTCGATCAATTTCTCGCGCAACTGAACGAAGTGTGGGAAACGTTCTGGGTCGGTTTCGGCTGGGGCAACATTCGGGCGCAACCAGCAGTCTATCAGATGATTAGTGTTTTCGTCTTGGTCAGTTTTGTCGGACTGTTGAAATTTTTGATTTTTTATTTTCGATTTTCGATTGGGCAACTGTCGCGCAAGGATCAATCGCAAATCGCAAATCGCAAATCGCAAATCCTCATCCCGCTCGCGTGGCTCGTCCTCATCTTCGCCGCACTCGTGCGCTGGATGATCGTCACACAAGCGCCGCACGGACGATTGATGTTTCCGGCGCTCCCTGCAATTGCGGTACTGCTCGTCTTTGGACTGACACAGTGGCAGATAGCAAATAGCAAATGGCGGATGGCGCGTGTTTTGTCATTGGTTCATTTGACATTTGTCATTTTCCTGTTTGCACTCGCATCACTCGCACCGCTGATGATTCTGCGTCCGGCGTACGCGTATCCGCAAACGTTGAGTGAGAGTGACGGCGCGCAAATTCCGAATCGCGTGGACATTGCGTACGACGACAAAATCAAATTACTCGGTTACGTTGTTTCCTCGCGTACCGCTTATCCCGGCGGCGCGACCGAACTGACGTTGTACTGGCAAGCACCTGCGCTGATGGACGAGGATTACTCGATTGGCATTCGCGTGCTGGACACAAACCAACGCGTCATTGGAAAGCGCGACACTTATCCGGGGCACGGTATGTTGCCGACACGTTTGTGGCGCGCCGGGCAAATCATCCGCGATGTGTACTGGTTGCCGATCAACGCGGATGCGCCCGAATTTTCCATCGCACAAATTCAAATTGTGGTTTATGATCGAATCAGCAAACGTGATCTCGTCGCACGCGATCCACGCGGAGAAATCATCACACCATTTATCGGACAGATCGAGATCGCATCAAGATGA